One genomic window of Lolium rigidum isolate FL_2022 unplaced genomic scaffold, APGP_CSIRO_Lrig_0.1 contig_14552_1, whole genome shotgun sequence includes the following:
- the LOC124680378 gene encoding basic transcription factor 3-like: MNVEKLKKMAGAVRTGGKGSMRRKKKAVHKTTTTDDKRLQSTLKRVGVNTIPGIEEVNIFKDDVVIQFLNPKVQASIGANTWVVSGTPQTKKLQDLLPSIINQLGPDNLDNLRRLAEQFQKQVPGGLSGLEGATAGAAQADDDDDVPELVAGETFEEAAEEKKAES; encoded by the exons ATGAATGTTGAAAAGCTCAAGAAGATGGCAGGTGCCGTGCGCACTGGGGGGAAGGGTAGCATGCGCAG GAAGAAGAAGGCTGTCCACAAGACTACAACCACAGATGACAAGAGGCTCCAGAGCACCCTGAAAAGAGTAGGAGTGAACACCATCCCTGGTATTGAGGAGGTCAACATCTTCAAGGATGACGTTGTTATTCAGTTTCTGAATCCTAAAG TGCAAGCTTCGATTGGTGCTAATACATGGGTGGTCAGTGGAACTCCACAGACAAAGA AACTGCAAGATCTCCTGCCATCGATTATCAACCAACTTG GTCCCGATAACTTGGACAACCTGCGGAGGCTTGCGGAGCAATTCCAAAAGCAGGTTCCTGGTGGACTTTCTGGCCTTGAGGGTGCCACTGCAGGTGCTGCTCAggctgacgatgatgatgatgttccTGAGCTTGTCGCTGGAGAGACATTTGAAGAGGCTGCAGAAGAGAAAAAGGCAGAGTCGTGA